The Ischnura elegans chromosome 1, ioIscEleg1.1, whole genome shotgun sequence genome contains a region encoding:
- the LOC124159972 gene encoding putative lipoyltransferase 2, mitochondrial isoform X3: MPPIIRVWQIGRKSYLTALRIQRILSQPRDVNYFENSLLILEHHPTYTIGIRSKGYSLQEEIRLKALGAEFHRTDRGGLITFHGPGQLVAYPILHLRQFSDEKGAIGLRRYVEKLQAVVAKTCHIIGLQGCKVISEFPGLWVGPKDIQMVIEAYDQVD, from the exons ATGCCTCCTATAATTCGAGTGTGGCAGATCGGCCGAAAAAGTTACCTAACTGCTCTGCGGATTCAAAGGATCCTATCTCAGCCCCGTGAtgtgaattattttgaaaattcacttCTCATTTTGGAGCATCATCCCACCTACACTATTGGCATAAGATCAAAAGGTTATTCTTTGCAAGAAGAAATTCGTCTGAAAGCTCTCGGTGCAGAATTTCATCGGACTGATCGAGGAGGCCTTATCACATTTCATGGACCTGGTCAGCTCGTGGCTTACCCGATTCTACATTTACGACAGTTCTCAGACGAGAAAG GGGCCATTGGTCTTCGTCGATATGTAGAAAAACTTCAAGCTGTTGTCGCCAAAACTTGCCATATAATTGGTCTTCAAGGCTGTAAAGTAATCAGTGAATTTCCTGGTCTCTGGGTTGGTCCAAAAG ATATCCAAATGGTGATAGAAGCTTATGATCAAGTTGATTAA
- the LOC124159972 gene encoding putative lipoyltransferase 2, mitochondrial isoform X2 — protein MMFKLGNHVCGIWPVTRITFFMNFDLYGKKRPFKNMRSMKSRPRVDSGGLFHLLQFLLDRKRAIGLRRYVEKLQAVVAKTCHIIGLQGCKVISEFPGLWVGPKGKERKVCAVGVRAGRSIVSHGIALNCNVDLSWFEHIVPCGLEGKGVTSLTQELDRYVPIGDVVPAFLMAFSEEYKCQLCEFPVNLINKLSKELEEKS, from the exons ATGATGTTCAAGCTTGGTAATCATGTGTGTGGCATTTGGCCTGTTACCAGGATcacttttttcatgaattttgatcTGTATGGAAAAAAACGACCCTTTAAAAACATGAGGTCAATGAAATCAAGGCCTCGGGTGGACTCTGGAGGCCTCTTTCATCTCCTTCAATTTCTCTTGGACCGTAAAA GGGCCATTGGTCTTCGTCGATATGTAGAAAAACTTCAAGCTGTTGTCGCCAAAACTTGCCATATAATTGGTCTTCAAGGCTGTAAAGTAATCAGTGAATTTCCTGGTCTCTGGGTTGGTCCAAAAGGTAAAGAGAGAAAAGTCTGTGCTGTTGGTGTTAGAGCAGGGCGTTCAATTGTAAGTCATGGGATAGCTCTCAATTGCAATGTAGATCTGTCATGGTTTGAGCACATAGTACCATGTGGATTAGAGGGAAAAGGAGTTACCTCATTAACTCAGGAATTGGATCGTTATGTACCTATAGGTGATGTTGTACCCGCCTTCCTCATGGCCTTTTCAGAGGAATATAAGTGCCAACTTTGTGAATTTCCAGTCAATTTGATAAATAAGTTGTCGAAAGAACTTGAAGAAAAAAGTTGA
- the LOC124159972 gene encoding putative lipoyltransferase 2, mitochondrial isoform X1, protein MPPIIRVWQIGRKSYLTALRIQRILSQPRDVNYFENSLLILEHHPTYTIGIRSKGYSLQEEIRLKALGAEFHRTDRGGLITFHGPGQLVAYPILHLRQFSDEKGAIGLRRYVEKLQAVVAKTCHIIGLQGCKVISEFPGLWVGPKGKERKVCAVGVRAGRSIVSHGIALNCNVDLSWFEHIVPCGLEGKGVTSLTQELDRYVPIGDVVPAFLMAFSEEYKCQLCEFPVNLINKLSKELEEKS, encoded by the exons ATGCCTCCTATAATTCGAGTGTGGCAGATCGGCCGAAAAAGTTACCTAACTGCTCTGCGGATTCAAAGGATCCTATCTCAGCCCCGTGAtgtgaattattttgaaaattcacttCTCATTTTGGAGCATCATCCCACCTACACTATTGGCATAAGATCAAAAGGTTATTCTTTGCAAGAAGAAATTCGTCTGAAAGCTCTCGGTGCAGAATTTCATCGGACTGATCGAGGAGGCCTTATCACATTTCATGGACCTGGTCAGCTCGTGGCTTACCCGATTCTACATTTACGACAGTTCTCAGACGAGAAAG GGGCCATTGGTCTTCGTCGATATGTAGAAAAACTTCAAGCTGTTGTCGCCAAAACTTGCCATATAATTGGTCTTCAAGGCTGTAAAGTAATCAGTGAATTTCCTGGTCTCTGGGTTGGTCCAAAAGGTAAAGAGAGAAAAGTCTGTGCTGTTGGTGTTAGAGCAGGGCGTTCAATTGTAAGTCATGGGATAGCTCTCAATTGCAATGTAGATCTGTCATGGTTTGAGCACATAGTACCATGTGGATTAGAGGGAAAAGGAGTTACCTCATTAACTCAGGAATTGGATCGTTATGTACCTATAGGTGATGTTGTACCCGCCTTCCTCATGGCCTTTTCAGAGGAATATAAGTGCCAACTTTGTGAATTTCCAGTCAATTTGATAAATAAGTTGTCGAAAGAACTTGAAGAAAAAAGTTGA